The genomic segment CGCCTGTTTCTGATGCCTTCAGATCATCCGTGCTGCGAAGCACAATCTGCCAGGTGTTGCCGAATCGGGTAAAGATACCGGTGATATCGAATACACCCTGTGGAATCACCTCGTTGGCAAACTTAGAATAACCCGAGTTGCGCACTACCAGATTGCTGCTGCTGATCTTCTTGCCTGTTTCTGCATCAATCAGTTCCAGACTCGTATTGGTATCATCTGGCGCCCATACGTTTGTGCCGTTAGCAGAAGCAAACTTCACCTTTTTCAGGGTCATCAGCTTGCCCACGTTAGCCTCCATATAGGCTGCATCAGTAAGCTTTGTCAGGTCAAACTCCTCTGGCACAACCGTGCTTGCATCAGCCTCGCCAGGGTTCAGAATCTTGAAGTGCTCGTTCCAGATGGCACGCTCTATCTTGCCCATACCCAGACTTCCATCTGAGAGCTTGGTATTCACACCGCCAATCTGAGGCAACTTCTTGTAACTTCCGATATAGAGACCCTTCAGGTTTACGAGAATCTCCTGACCAACAGGAAGATAACCCGACAGACCACTTCCGTTGATGGCAATGATGATAGCGCCGGATGCATCCTGTACGCTCACCTGGTTGTAGATATTGCCACTGACATCATTGCCCGTCACTACCGCCTTGATCATCATGTCCTTCTCAATCTGCTTGTAGCCATTGTCGCTGTTGATAACCGTAGCAAACTGTTTTTTCAGGTCAGCTATGCTGATCACATTCTTCTCCTTCAGGCTGTTGTTGCCCCATGGAGATGCAGGCACCTTCTCGGTCAGGTCTGGGTCAGCATAACCGTCGCCCATACACGACCCCAGGGTCAGTGCCAGGAATGCCAATGCTATGAATTTTATCTTTTTCATTGTTCTTTCTTTTTATTGTTATAGAGAAACGGGATTGCTCCCTGTTCTTTATGTTAAAGAGAAACTGCTCTTTAGAATCTGTAAGATACCTGGAACATGCCGTTGGTACCCCAGGTGTAATACTTCTTAGGATTCTTAGAGAACTGGTAGAGGCGTGGATTCTTCACGTTGCCGTTAGCATCCAGTGTATAGCTTGAACGTGAGTTCTGTTCATATCCGCCAGTCACGATGGTCTGGTTGTTCAGCAGGTTGGTAATCATGAGGTTGAAGTTGAGAGAACCCTTCTTCAGTCTCACGCTCTTGCCTATGCTCAGGTCAACCATCCATCCTCCGTGACCCTTCTCCTGGGCTACAGCATCCTCTGTCCAGCTCATACCGTCGAGTGTAGTAGGAGCAAAGATTTCAGGGAATGCCTTGTTGGCAGCCTGGCGGTTGGTCAGCACCTTCTCATATCTGTAGCTTGGAGAATAAGAGAGGTAGATGCGGTCGTAGTAGTTGGCATTGAGGTTGACGAACCATCCGTTTACGTGGGCATCGAGACCGATGCTTCCCACTGTGAGCGGTGTGCCACTCTCGCGCATATTCATCACGTAAGCCTTGTCCTGGTAAACCTCAGCACTCTTTGAGAGCATGTATACGGCGTTTACATTGTTGATGTTCTTCGCCTCGCTCATAGCGCCCAGAGTCTTCAGGTCGAGCCATGAAGTGAGCTTGATCTTAGCGCCCACCTCTACACCATAGTATTCCTTCTTCAGTCCGGTCATGCTCACGTAGGTGAATGAATTCTCATCATCGTTGTAGAAGTTCTGCCATTCCGTAACGTTCTCCAGTCGGCTGTAGTAACCGCTCACGTTGGCACTCAGCCATGCGTTGCGATACAGGTAGCTGAATTCAGAGCTGAAGATGCGCTCGTTCTTGAGGTTAGTCACGAAGTCGTTGCTGATTTCAGGCGAGATGAAGGCTGTGCTTGCCATCGGCGCACGCAGCTCGTATCCGGCTCCGATGCTGAAGGCATGACCTCTGCCCATATCCACGTTCAGGCTTCCCTTTACGCCACCGTCCAGGAAGTTGGCTGTGCCGCTCTTGCCCTGGCTGTTGTTCGGTGCCATACCGTTGCGCATGTAGCCGCGGCGGTTCATTCCGGTATATCCGATACGTCCGCTCAGCATCGCCTTCATGTTGTAGAATTCGGCTGTATAGGTGCTCCATGCGTTTGCCTTGTTCACGTCGATGCGATAGTCGTAACCGAACTTGTCGCCCTCGTAAACCAGCTTGCCTGTGTTGTTAGGACCGGCTGTGTTCAGGTCGTACTGCACACGTGGGTCGGTCTTAGGATAATCGCCCAGGGCATAGGTGTTGATGTTGTGGAAGATGGCACCGCCCAGCATGTCTTCCAGTGTCTGATAGTGCTGGTTGGTACTCTTTCCGAGCATGATACCCGTAGCCAGGTTCGATTTCTTGGTCAGCTTGGTGTTCAGAACGGATGACAGGGTCAGGGTCAGGTTGTCGTTGTGCTTAGCCTGAACATAGTAGAGCAGATCCTGTCCGTTCTTGGCTGCCTGCTGGTTGGCATAGTACAGTCGGTCCCAGTTAATCTGTCGGTTCTGCTTGCTTGCCTGCCAGTAGTTTACGGCGTTGTTCCAGTTTTCCCAGGTATACATGTTGTTGCCGTTCTTGTAGTCGCCCCATACATAGTAGTTGGCTGATGGCATGTTCTTCCAGTAGTCTGGCTGTGGATTCTCTGCGTTGTTGTAGTTGAGCTTGGTGCTCTTGTACATAGAGTATTTTCCAAACACCGATGTGGTGAGCTTCATCTGGTCGTTGATTTCCCAGTCCCATGTAGCGATGGCAGAAGGGGCAAAGTCGTTCACTACGCGTGAGTTTCTTTTGTGTCCGTTCTGGTATCCCCAGTATGGGTTATACTGGTAGTCGTTTGCCAGCCAGTAAGCCTCGTCGGTAGATGCTCCCTGGGTGCTTCTTTCTGTCGGGTTACCCCATGTGGAGAAGCTCAGCGAGTGGCCGTTCATCCACTTCTTCTGTACACCGAAGAAATAGGAGAGGGCGTTGTAGAAGGTTCCCTCTACGTATCCCCGGTTAGCCCAGCGGTAGGTGAGACCGGCTGTGATGGCCCATCCCTTCTCGTTGAATCCGCTGGAGTAGGAGTAGAGTCCGCGCAGGGTATAGTTGCGGTTGGCAACACCTACGCTGGCATACTGTCCTTCCTGCATGCTTCCGGCACGGAAATCATAGTTGTTGGAGCCTGCCATGCCGGTCATCGAATAGCCGTTGGCTTCGAAAGGCAGGGCGAAGTCTACGTTTCTGGAGAATCGGTTCAAACCGCCGATGTTGGAGAAACGGAACTGTCCGGTCTCCATATCGTTCATGGAAGTACCGTTGATATAGACATCATTGTACTTCTGGTTGAAGGCACGGTAGCGGAAACGTGCTGGCGAGAACAGGTAACCTGCCTGGCTCGCGTATACGTTGCTGGTAGAATTGAGGATGGTGACATTGGATGACATGTCATCGTCCTCGCCCAACTGTGCCTCGGAGAAGGTGAAAGCATTCTCGTCGAGTCCCTGTGCTACGTTCTGGTCAGTCTTTTCGTTCTGAGCCATAGCCAATGAACACGAGAAGAGCGCTAACATTGCTAAGTTTACTTTCTTCTGCATAGTTTATATGTATTAAGTATTAATAAACCGGCAACAGCAGTCTCTTTGAGCAGTGATGATATATGTCCCGCTAGGTCTTGTTTAGGCGATAAGGGGACTTACCATGGTCCCTGGTCTTGTGTCTTCTGTTCCGATTCAATGTGTTTAATGCTGCAAAGTAACAAAAAGTTTTTTGAAAAATGAATTTATTTATGTTAAAAATGTATGAAATCTGAAAATATATTCGTTTTTATGGAGATATTTCCGGTTTTTTAGGTATCTTTGCTGCCTGTTACCTCACCGCGTTAAGGTGAACATATATAATATATAGGTATACTTGAATAATTAATATTAGTATGAGAAAACATTTGCTCTTGCTGGCTGCCCTCCTCATGATTGGACTGGGCGCTACGGCACAGAAAAAGAAGTCGCAGACTTCCGGTAACAAGCAGTATCAGGTGTATGCTGTGGGTTTCTATAATCAGGAGAACCTCTTCGATACCTGTCATGATGCCGGTAAGAATGATTACGAGTATCTCCCTGCTAAGGGATGGAATGGTATGAAATATACCAATAAACTCAAGAATATGTCGCGTGCACTTGCCGACATGGGTACCGATGTGTTGCCTAACGTGGGCTGTGCCTTCATCGGTCTGGCTGAGGTTGAGAATGCCAACGTGCTGAAAGATCTCACCGCGCAGCCGCCTCTCAAGGCACGAAACATGCAGTTCTGCCATATCGAGGGTCCCGATAAGCGAGGCATCGATTGTGCGCTGCTCTATAATCCGGCACTCTTCACGGTGAAGAACACCCGATTGGTGCCTTACGTACAGGAACTCGCCAAGGATTCAGCCTACAAGACCCGTGGTTTCCTCACCGTACGTGGTGAGCTGGCGGGCGAGGATGTGGCGGTTATCGTATGCCACTGGCCAAGCCGTTTCTCCGGTTCGTTCTATCGCGAGAGCGGAGCGCGCCAGACTAAGGTGGTAAAAGACAGTTTGCTCCGTCTGAACCCGGCTATGAAAGTGTTCGTGATGGGTGATATGAACGATGATCCTACCAACGCCAGCATGCACAAGGTGCTGAAGGCGAAGGCTGAAATCAGCGAGGTGGGTGCCGATGATATGTACAATCCATGGTACAACATTCTGGCAAAGGAGGGCAAGGGAACCCTGTTCTACAGCGGTTCATGGAATCTCTTCGACCAGATAGTCATCACGCCTAATCTCCTGAACAAGGATAGTAAGCACAAGGACTACAGCTCTTTGAAATTCTGGAAGAACCACATCTTCCGCCGCGATTACCTCATCCAGCAGGAGGGTCAGTACAAGGGTGCTCCTTTGCGTACCAAGGCGGGTGGCAGATGGCTCAACGGCTACAGCGATCACCTGCCGGTAGTGATGTACCTGGTGAAGGAAAAAAAGTAGAAAATGGTTGAGAATCATCCTTTTGAGCCGTGGCTGCCCGAGAATGCGCGGCTGCTGATGCTCGGCACGTTTCCGCCTGCAGAAAAGCGGTGGTGCATGCCCTGGTATTATCCCAACTTCCAGAATGATATGTGGAGGATATTCGGGATTATCTACTTTCAGGATAAGTTCCATTTCGTGGATGTAGAGAAGAAGACCTACCGCCTCGATGCTATTAAGGAATTTCTCAGGGAGAAGGGCGTCGCCATCTATGATACCGCACAGCAGGTGATACGCACCAAGAATACGGCATCCGACAAGGACCTGCAGATCGTGCAGCCCGCTGATCTCGACGGCATGCTCCGTCAGCTGCCCCATTGCAGGGCGGTGCTCACAGCCGGCCAGCTTGCCACGAAGGTATTTTCAGAACACTTCGGCATCAGGGAAAAGCCTGAGATGGGAGGCTATGCAGAATTCCAGTTCGAGGGTCGCAGACTCCGTCTGTACCGCATGCCCTCCAGTTCCCGTGCCTATCCTATGGCAGTGGAGAAGAAGGCTGAATTCTACCGCAAGATGTTTGATGAAATCTTATAGAAAGAAAAAAGAATATGAAAGATAAAGTGACCGTTATTGGCATTGCGGGAGGTACAGGCTCCGGCAAAACCACTGTGGTGAAGAAACTCGTAGAAGTGCTGCCGCCTCATTATGTGGCTGTGGTGCCCCTCGATTCATATTATAACGATACCTCGCAGATGACCGAGGAAGAACGTCATCAGATCAACTTCGACCACCCGTCGGCATTCGATTGGAAGCTTTTGCACCAGCAGCTCGCTGATCTGCGTGCTGGCAAGGCGATAGAGCAACCCACCTATAGTTATATCAAATGCAACCGTGAACCGGAAACGATTCACGTTGACCCCAAACCGGTTGTGATCATCGAAGGCATCATGACGCTGGTGGACAAGAAGTTGAGAGACCTGATGGACCTGAAGGTGTTCGTGGATACCGATGCTGATGAGCGCCTGATACGCAACATTCAGCGTGATACCATCGACAGGGGGCGCACCGTATCGATGGTGGTAGACCGATACCTGAAGGTTCTGAAGCCGATGCACGAGCAGTTTATCGAACCGACCAAGCGCTATGCTGACATCATCATTCCGCAGGGTGGCGAAAACCTCAAGGGCATCGGTATCCTCTGCAAGTATGTAGAGGGACTGATAGAGAAATAAAAATATTTTTGCTCAAGCATTGCATTTCTTTAATGCAAAACAAAGTTTAATTAGGAAACAGGGCGGCCTTCTTCGTGAAAAGAGGTCCGCCCGCTTTGTTTTTATCCCAGTCTGGCTATTCAAGTAGTTCAGTCTGGCTATTCAAGTAGTTCAGTCTGGCTAACTCAAGTAGTTCTGTTAGCTGATTCAAGTAGTTCTGTCAGCGAATTCAGCCGTCTCAGTTAGCTGATTCAGCCGTCTCAATAAGCCTACGGATACGTCTGCGCTAGCCGAC from the Segatella copri genome contains:
- a CDS encoding uracil-DNA glycosylase family protein, whose translation is MVENHPFEPWLPENARLLMLGTFPPAEKRWCMPWYYPNFQNDMWRIFGIIYFQDKFHFVDVEKKTYRLDAIKEFLREKGVAIYDTAQQVIRTKNTASDKDLQIVQPADLDGMLRQLPHCRAVLTAGQLATKVFSEHFGIREKPEMGGYAEFQFEGRRLRLYRMPSSSRAYPMAVEKKAEFYRKMFDEIL
- a CDS encoding DUF5689 domain-containing protein is translated as MKKIKFIALAFLALTLGSCMGDGYADPDLTEKVPASPWGNNSLKEKNVISIADLKKQFATVINSDNGYKQIEKDMMIKAVVTGNDVSGNIYNQVSVQDASGAIIIAINGSGLSGYLPVGQEILVNLKGLYIGSYKKLPQIGGVNTKLSDGSLGMGKIERAIWNEHFKILNPGEADASTVVPEEFDLTKLTDAAYMEANVGKLMTLKKVKFASANGTNVWAPDDTNTSLELIDAETGKKISSSNLVVRNSGYSKFANEVIPQGVFDITGIFTRFGNTWQIVLRSTDDLKASETGGTLEKPYTVAQALEKIKAGTAGDAKVYATGIIVKVKDVDTGTYGNGTFVISDDGKDTEGKTLEVFRCYNIDGAKWTEETKGILVPGKKVVVSGTLLDYNGTKEIKGGNLISIK
- the udk gene encoding uridine kinase, with amino-acid sequence MKDKVTVIGIAGGTGSGKTTVVKKLVEVLPPHYVAVVPLDSYYNDTSQMTEEERHQINFDHPSAFDWKLLHQQLADLRAGKAIEQPTYSYIKCNREPETIHVDPKPVVIIEGIMTLVDKKLRDLMDLKVFVDTDADERLIRNIQRDTIDRGRTVSMVVDRYLKVLKPMHEQFIEPTKRYADIIIPQGGENLKGIGILCKYVEGLIEK
- a CDS encoding TonB-dependent receptor — encoded protein: MQKKVNLAMLALFSCSLAMAQNEKTDQNVAQGLDENAFTFSEAQLGEDDDMSSNVTILNSTSNVYASQAGYLFSPARFRYRAFNQKYNDVYINGTSMNDMETGQFRFSNIGGLNRFSRNVDFALPFEANGYSMTGMAGSNNYDFRAGSMQEGQYASVGVANRNYTLRGLYSYSSGFNEKGWAITAGLTYRWANRGYVEGTFYNALSYFFGVQKKWMNGHSLSFSTWGNPTERSTQGASTDEAYWLANDYQYNPYWGYQNGHKRNSRVVNDFAPSAIATWDWEINDQMKLTTSVFGKYSMYKSTKLNYNNAENPQPDYWKNMPSANYYVWGDYKNGNNMYTWENWNNAVNYWQASKQNRQINWDRLYYANQQAAKNGQDLLYYVQAKHNDNLTLTLSSVLNTKLTKKSNLATGIMLGKSTNQHYQTLEDMLGGAIFHNINTYALGDYPKTDPRVQYDLNTAGPNNTGKLVYEGDKFGYDYRIDVNKANAWSTYTAEFYNMKAMLSGRIGYTGMNRRGYMRNGMAPNNSQGKSGTANFLDGGVKGSLNVDMGRGHAFSIGAGYELRAPMASTAFISPEISNDFVTNLKNERIFSSEFSYLYRNAWLSANVSGYYSRLENVTEWQNFYNDDENSFTYVSMTGLKKEYYGVEVGAKIKLTSWLDLKTLGAMSEAKNINNVNAVYMLSKSAEVYQDKAYVMNMRESGTPLTVGSIGLDAHVNGWFVNLNANYYDRIYLSYSPSYRYEKVLTNRQAANKAFPEIFAPTTLDGMSWTEDAVAQEKGHGGWMVDLSIGKSVRLKKGSLNFNLMITNLLNNQTIVTGGYEQNSRSSYTLDANGNVKNPRLYQFSKNPKKYYTWGTNGMFQVSYRF
- a CDS encoding endonuclease/exonuclease/phosphatase family protein produces the protein MRKHLLLLAALLMIGLGATAQKKKSQTSGNKQYQVYAVGFYNQENLFDTCHDAGKNDYEYLPAKGWNGMKYTNKLKNMSRALADMGTDVLPNVGCAFIGLAEVENANVLKDLTAQPPLKARNMQFCHIEGPDKRGIDCALLYNPALFTVKNTRLVPYVQELAKDSAYKTRGFLTVRGELAGEDVAVIVCHWPSRFSGSFYRESGARQTKVVKDSLLRLNPAMKVFVMGDMNDDPTNASMHKVLKAKAEISEVGADDMYNPWYNILAKEGKGTLFYSGSWNLFDQIVITPNLLNKDSKHKDYSSLKFWKNHIFRRDYLIQQEGQYKGAPLRTKAGGRWLNGYSDHLPVVMYLVKEKK